The proteins below are encoded in one region of Methanocalculus alkaliphilus:
- a CDS encoding ABC transporter permease, with amino-acid sequence MNPESIIEQAKRAFAITKKDIRIYYAKGPVVIFGLFMPLFLFLAFAAGNRGLSMPFLISGLLAMTVFFTATAVSPVIQPWEAQARTLERLIACPVTMKTLIAGDMFASVLFGIGIAVVPIGIGAILGIIPLHPFILAAGIILASICFSALGLLLSTPATNVPSNIMMLSSLLKFPLIFISGVFIPVEQLPFAGQVLAVCSPLTYFTDIARYCIMGTNTFPLFANFAALAVFSIVFTLLAIRLHARTVSRRI; translated from the coding sequence ATGAACCCGGAGAGTATCATCGAACAGGCAAAGCGGGCTTTTGCGATCACAAAGAAGGATATCCGGATCTACTATGCAAAAGGGCCGGTCGTGATCTTCGGCCTCTTCATGCCGCTCTTCCTCTTCCTCGCATTCGCAGCCGGAAACCGGGGATTGTCAATGCCGTTTCTCATCTCGGGCCTGTTGGCGATGACCGTCTTCTTCACGGCAACCGCTGTCTCCCCGGTGATCCAGCCCTGGGAGGCGCAGGCACGGACCCTTGAGAGGCTCATCGCCTGCCCCGTCACGATGAAGACCCTGATCGCAGGTGATATGTTCGCCTCCGTCCTCTTTGGGATCGGGATCGCCGTCGTCCCGATTGGGATCGGGGCGATCCTCGGGATCATCCCCCTCCACCCCTTCATCCTCGCCGCCGGGATCATCCTCGCCTCGATCTGCTTCTCGGCGCTCGGGCTCCTCCTCTCGACACCGGCGACGAATGTGCCGTCAAACATCATGATGCTCTCCTCCCTCCTGAAGTTCCCGCTCATCTTCATCAGCGGCGTCTTCATCCCGGTGGAGCAGCTCCCCTTTGCGGGACAGGTGCTTGCAGTCTGCTCCCCCCTCACCTACTTCACCGATATTGCCCGCTACTGCATCATGGGAACGAACACCTTCCCGTTGTTTGCTAACTTCGCTGCACTGGCGGTATTTTCTATCGTATTTACTCTGCTGGCGATCAGGCTGCATGCACGGACGGTGAGCAGGCGGATCTGA
- a CDS encoding iron ABC transporter substrate-binding protein, whose amino-acid sequence MNSRIGVILCGAVLLALLAVAGCTTDPGADQKPSGSEMTVTDGFGRTVTFATPVESVLCSGSGTLRYLVYLQGEDLVVGVDSQDKNYREIEGRPYALVHRDHFMTLPLFGELRGRDDPEKIIAIGPDLVFKGFLPGTSYAAGMADVDDLKARTGLPVVGFVYGSLRNDAEKAEIHTALRVMGTAIGKDDRAEEVIAYIDATIADLEARTGDIPAAEQKRVYIGGVSLAGTHGIISTEPAYPPFLWVHADNVAGGLGIAHADVAKEALVDWDPEYLFIDVNTMTTDDEGAIGQLKHDPALQGLTAVKEGRVYGVLPYNFYMTNYETVLANAYFVGNVLYPDRFEDVDPVEKAEEIMTFFLGEPVFADLNSQYGNLGFTQIPI is encoded by the coding sequence ATGAATAGTCGAATTGGTGTCATCCTCTGCGGAGCGGTGCTCCTCGCCCTCCTTGCAGTTGCCGGATGTACAACAGATCCCGGAGCTGATCAGAAGCCTTCTGGATCTGAGATGACCGTGACGGATGGCTTCGGCCGGACGGTGACCTTTGCAACCCCTGTTGAGAGTGTCCTCTGTTCGGGATCGGGAACCCTCCGGTACCTTGTGTACCTGCAGGGTGAGGATCTCGTCGTCGGTGTTGACAGTCAGGATAAGAACTACCGGGAGATCGAGGGGAGGCCCTATGCCCTGGTCCACCGCGATCATTTCATGACGCTCCCACTCTTTGGCGAGCTGCGTGGAAGGGACGACCCTGAAAAGATCATTGCTATCGGCCCTGATCTCGTCTTCAAGGGATTCCTGCCTGGAACTTCATATGCCGCCGGTATGGCTGACGTAGACGATCTGAAGGCGAGGACGGGTCTGCCGGTGGTTGGATTTGTCTATGGCTCTCTCAGAAATGATGCCGAAAAAGCCGAGATTCATACCGCCCTCCGGGTGATGGGTACGGCGATAGGAAAAGATGATCGTGCCGAAGAGGTGATCGCGTACATCGATGCGACGATAGCGGATCTTGAGGCACGCACAGGTGATATCCCTGCTGCTGAACAGAAGCGGGTCTATATCGGAGGTGTGAGCCTTGCCGGAACCCATGGCATCATCTCGACCGAACCGGCGTACCCGCCGTTCCTCTGGGTGCATGCAGATAATGTTGCCGGAGGTCTTGGTATTGCACATGCCGATGTTGCCAAAGAGGCGTTGGTGGACTGGGATCCCGAGTATCTCTTCATTGATGTGAATACCATGACAACAGATGATGAAGGTGCAATCGGGCAGCTGAAGCATGATCCCGCATTACAAGGACTGACTGCGGTGAAGGAGGGCAGGGTCTATGGTGTCCTCCCCTACAACTTCTACATGACAAACTACGAGACGGTCCTTGCAAACGCGTACTTTGTCGGGAACGTCCTCTACCCCGACCGGTTTGAGGATGTGGATCCTGTGGAGAAGGCTGAAGAGATCATGACCTTCTTCCTTGGAGAACCGGTCTTTGCAGATCTGAACAGCCAGTATGGAAACCTCGGGTTCACGCAGATCCCGATCTAA